From one Bos javanicus breed banteng chromosome 15, ARS-OSU_banteng_1.0, whole genome shotgun sequence genomic stretch:
- the SCN4B gene encoding sodium channel subunit beta-4, which produces MPGARDQGAARARWLGIGLLGLFLLPVSLSLEVSVGKATTIYAVNGTEILLPCTFSSCFGFENLHFWWSYNSSDTYKILIDGTVKNEKSDPKVKLKDDDRITLEGSTKEKMNNISISLKNLEFSDTGKYTCHVKNPKENDFQHQATIFLQVVDKLEEVDNTVTLIILGVVGGVIGLLIFILLVKKFIAFIIKKTQEKKKECLVSSSGNDNTENGLPGSKAEEKAPTKV; this is translated from the exons GTCTCTTCCTGCTCCCGGTGTCCCTGTCGCTGGAGGTGTCAGTGGGAAAGGCCACCACCATCTACGCTGTCAACGGCACGGAGATCCTGCTACCCTGCACCTTCTCCAGCTGCTTTGGCTTCGAGAACCTACACTTCTGGTGGTCCTACAACAGCAGTGATACATACAAGATC CTCATAGATGGGACTGTGAAGAATGAGAAATCGGACCCCAAGGTGAAATTGAAAGATGATGACCGCATCACTCTGGAGGGCTccacaaaggagaaaatgaacaaTATTTCCATTTCGCTGAAGAACCTGGAGTTCAGCGACACGGGCAAATACACCTGCCACGTGAAGAACCCCAAGGAGAATGATTTTCAGCACCAGGCCACCATCTTCCTCCAAGTTGTTGATAAAT TGGAAGAAGTGGACAACACTGTGACCCTCATCATCCTGGGTGTCGTGGGCGGGGTCATTGGGCTCCTCATCTTCATCCTGCTGGTTAAGAAGTTCATTGCCTTCATCATCAAGAAGACTCAGGAGAAGAA GAAGGAGTGCCTCGTGAGTTCCTCAGGGAACGATAATACCGAGAATGGGTTGCCCGGCTCCAAGGCGGAAGAGAAAGCACCAACCAAAGTGTGA